In Arachis hypogaea cultivar Tifrunner chromosome 2, arahy.Tifrunner.gnm2.J5K5, whole genome shotgun sequence, a genomic segment contains:
- the LOC112746333 gene encoding cell division cycle 5-like protein encodes MRIMIKGGVWKNTEDEILKAAVMKYGKNQWARISSLLVRKSAKQCKARWYEWLDPSIKKTEWTREEDEKLLHLAKLMPTQWRTIAPIVGRTPSQCLERYEKLLDAACVKDENYEPGDDPRKLRPGEIDPNPESKPARPDPVDMDEDEKEMLSEARARLANTKGKKAKRKAREKQLEEARRLASLQKKRELKAAGIDVRQRRRKRKGIDYNAEIPFEKRPPPGFFDTADEDRPVEQPHFPTTIEELEGKRRIDVETQLRKQDIAKNKIAERQDAPSAILHANKLNDPETVRKQTKLMLPPPQISDQELDEIARMGYANDLAGSDEFGEGSAATRALLANYAQTPGRGMTPLRTPQRTPASKGDAVMMEAENLARLRESQTPLLGGENPELHPSDFTGVTPKRKEVQTPNPMLTPSATPGVAGLTPRIGMTPARDGYASMTPKGTPLRDELRINEDLDMHERAKLELQRAEIRRSLCSGLGSLPQPKNEYQIVMQPIPEDAEEPEEKIEEDMSDRIAREKAEEEARQQALLRKRSKVLQRELPRPPAASLELIRNSLVRADDKSSFVPPTSIEQADEMIRRELLALLEHDNAKYPLDEKVNKEKKKGAKRVVNEPVVPVIEDFHEEEMKDADKLIKDEAHYLRVALGHESEPLEEFIEAHRTSLNDLMFFPTRHAYGLSSVAGNMEKLAALQNEFENVRKKLDDGKEKVVKLEKKAILLTQGYEMRAKNSLWPQIEATFKQMDIAATELECFEALQKQEKLAASHRINNLWEEVQKQKELERTLQYKYGNLMEEVERIQNVMEQYRVQAQKQEEIEANNRAHESTETVADKTGAQDSKNFKAAPLAEGNETAIATDLSRDESEAGSVQDQTTASQKNDVDVDSDDIKQTDDPNAKLPDATLVAKVDAGKVEGTITDGHIDNGKTALDEGATVGNVVEKDLAMDAENSHDDSTPEKTTASDEGDDMQVGDGN; translated from the exons ATGAGGATTATGATAAAGGGCGGTGTTTGGAAGAACACCGAAGATGAGATCCTGAAAGCAGCTGTTATGAAATATGGCAAGAACCAATGGGCTCGAATCTCTTCCCTTTTGGTTCGTAAATCCGCTAAGCAATGCAAGGCTCGCTGGTACGAATGGCTCGATCCTTCCATCAAGAAG ACTGAGTGGACTAGAGAAGAGGATGAGAAGCTGCTTCATCTTGCTAAGCTTATGCCCACCCAGTGGAGAACGATTGCTCCTATTGTAGGACGTACTCCTTCTCAGTGTCTTGAGCGCTACGAGAAGCTCCTTGACGCAGCCTGTGTAAAGGATGAGAACTATGAACCTGGTGATGATCCTCGGAAGTTGCGTCCTGGGGAGATTGATCCAAATCCAGAGTCAAAACCTGCACGCCCAGATCCTGTTGATATGGACGAAGATGAAAAGGAGATGCTTTCCGAAGCACGAGCCCGGTTAGCCAACACAAAAGGAAAGAAGGCGAAAAGGAAAGCGAGGGAGAAACAGCTTGAGGAAGCCAGAAGACTTGCTTCTTTACAGAAGAAGAGAGAACTGAAGGCTGCGGGAATTGATGTCAGGCAGCGAAGGAGAAAAAGGAAAGGCATTGATTATAATGCAGAAATCCCTTTTGAGAAAAGGCCTCCTCCTGGTTTTTTTGACACTGCTGATGAAGACAGACCCGTGGAACAGCCCCATTTCCCAACTACAATAGAAGAACTTGAGGGTAAAAGAAGGATTGATGTTGAGACACAGTTAAGAAAGCAAGacattgcaaaaaataaaattgcagagaGGCAAGATGCCCCATCTGCTATACTACACGCCAATAAGTTGAATGATCCGGAAACAGTAAGGAAACAAACCAAACTGATGCTTCCGCCACCCCAGATTTCTGACCAGGAACTGGATGAAATTGCAAGGATGGGTTATGCCAATGACCTAGCTGGGAGTGACGAATTTGGAGAAGGTAGTGCTGCAACACGTGCTCTTCTAGCAAATTATGCACAAACACCTGGCCGGGGAATGACTCCTTTACGAACCCCTCAGCGAACACCGGCTAGTAAAGGAGACGCTGTCATGATGGAAGCTGAAAACCTGGCGAGGTTGAGGGAGTCCCAGACACCATTATTAGGGGGAGAAAACCCAGAGTTGCATCCTTCGGATTTTACTGGGGTCACTCCTAAGAGAAAAGAGGTTCAGACCCCAAATCCAATGTTGACTCCTTCTGCAACTCCTGGAGTTGCAGGTCTCACTCCCAGAATTGGCATGACTCCTGCAAGAGATGGTTATGCTAGCATGACACCGAAGGGAACTCCTCTCAGGGATGAGCTTCGTATTAATGAGGATTTGGATATGCATGAGCGTGCtaaacttgagctacaaagagcTGAAATAAGACGAAGTCTGTGCTCTGGTTTAGGAAGCCTTCCACAGCCCAAAAATGAGTACCAGATTGTCATGCAGCCCATTCCAGAAGATGCTGAAGAACCTGAGGAGAAGATTGAAGAGGATATGTCAGATAGAATAGCTAGAGAAAAGGCAGAAGAAGAGGCAAGGCAACAGGCATTACTTAGGAAACGATCAAAAGTCCTTCAAAGGGAGCTTCCTCGGCCTCCAGCTGCATCATTGGAGCTTATAAGAAATTCTTTGGTTAGAGCTGATGACAAGAGTTCCTTTGTTCCACCAACCTCAATTGAGCAAGCTGATGAGATGATAAGAAGGGAGCTTCTTGCTTTGCTGGAGCATGACAATGCTAAGTATCCGCTTGACGAGAAAGTaaataaggagaaaaagaaaggagcTAAGCGTGTGGTAAATGAGCCTGTTGTTCCTGTTATAGAAGACTTtcatgaagaggagatgaaagaT GCTGATAAGTTGATAAAGGATGAGGCCCATTATCTTCGGGTAGCACTGGGACATGAAAGTGAACCCCTTGAGGAATTCATTGAAGCACACAGGACTAGCCTGAATGATCTCATGTTCTTTCCAACCCGTCATGCCTATGGTCTCTCAAGTGTTGCTGGAAACATGGAAAAGCTGGCAGCTTTGCAGAATGAGTTTGAGAATGTGAGGAAAAAGTTGGACGATGGCAAGGAGAAAGTTGTAAAGCTTGAGAAGAAGGCAATACTCCTCACTCAAGGCTATGAG ATGAGAGCCAAAAACAGTCTTTGGCCACAAATTGAGGCCACTTTCAAGCAAATGGACATAGCTGCAACTGAATTAGAATGCTTTGAAGCTTTGCAAAAGCAGGAGAAGTTAGCAGCATCCCACAGGATAAACAATCTATGGGAGGAAGTACAGAAGCAAAAGGAACTTGAGAGAACTTTGCAATACAAGTATGGGAATCTTATGGAAGAAGTGGAAAGGATACAAAATGTCATGGAACAGTACAGGGTACAAGCACAAAAGCAAGAAGAAATCGAAGCAAACAACCGTGCTCATGAGTCAACAGAGACTGTTGCTGACAAAACTGGTGCACAGGATTCAAAGAATTTTAAAGCTGCGCCTCTCGCTGAAGGAAATGAAACTGCTATAGCAACTGATCTGTCTCGTGATGAAAGTGAAGCGGGCTCTGTGCAAGACCAGACCACCGCTAGCCAGAAAAATGACGTGGATGTGGATTCTGATGATATAAAGCAAACAGATGACCCTAATGCAAAACTGCCAGATGCTACACTTGTTGCCAAGGTTGACGCCGGAAAAGTGGAAGGTACCATCACTGATGGTCACATCGATAATGGTAAGACAGCATTAGACGAGGGTGCTACAGTAGGAAATGTGGTGGAGAAAGATTTAGCTATGGATGCTGAAAATTCACATGATGATAGCACACCAGAAAAAACCACTGCTTCTGATGAAGGGGATGATATGCAAGTTGGTGATGGCAACTAA